The sequence tttgagtggctggtcatGGAGCTCATTAAAGCCTTTCTTCCAGCTGCACTGGACCTTATTGCTCAAAAcgatccactgatgatgcaatagcctctCTGTCCTGACCCAactggaaaatggggtctcatatgccagactgctgcttataacttcagttcagcattcaacaccatcataccccagaaactggtggggaaactgacctcactgggtctcaacactccctctgcaattggatattAGACCACAGGCCGCAGCCAGTCCGTCTGGGCAGCAATGTCTCTCGTCCCATTATGTTGAGCACTGGCACCCCCACcctccaaggctgtgtgctcagccctctgctgttcacactgctgacgcaTGACTATGTCACAGGATCGTGTCAAATCGTGTCATCAAGTTTGTTTATGACCCATCAGTGGTTCGCCTTATCAAGAACGACAACGAGACAgaatacagagaggaagtggagtggatggtggactggtgtgagaagaacaacctaagcctgaacatggagaagaccaaggaacatttatcaggagcactgcatacacagggtccttagtattattaaggataatTTATGAAGATACAGTTAAAAATCTACAGATGGCCTTTTCCCTTGCTGCCACTGCCATGGGTCACATGCACGCTCCCGGCAAGGGCTTGTCCCCGTCAGCTCTACCATACAGACGAAGTGTGCCCATATGGCTAAAGCTCACATCTGATGATGTAGAAGAACAGATTTACAAGCTGGCAAAGAAGGGGTTGATCCCATCACAGATTGGTGTGATCTTGAGGGATTCCCATGGTGTTGTCCAGGTCTGTTTTGTTACTGGAAAGAAAATCCTCAGGATCCTCAAGTCCAAGGGCCTGGCTCCTGACCTTCCAGAAGATTTGAACCATTTGATCAAGACTGTTGTGGCTATGCGCAAGCACTTGGAGAGGAACAGAAAGAATAAAGATGCCAGGTTCCGCTTGATTCTTATTGAGAGCAGAATCCACAGACTGGCCCGGTATTACAAGTCCAAGAGGGTGCTTCCACCCAAATGGAAGTATGAATCCTCTACCGCTTCAGCACTTGTAGCCTAAGGACTCTCTTTATTGACTGAATAGAtctcagaaaaaaataaatcaatttgtcatgcaaaaaaaaatctacagaCAAATCACATATAAGTAACAAACTGAAGTGCATAATTAATAAGtgtatccatccagcatcctctttgactttctaccatcagacaggagactaCAATGCATTAAAACAAAAACGGTCAGGATGACAAACAGTTCCTTTCCTCTGTATAATGGATTTCTGAACTCCCGGCCGCATCGTACTCTTAAGTTCCCTTGTTAATCTATTCCATACCTTCCAATATTTgaaattaatgcactttagtttgttatttgtgCAATTCATCTATAGATTTTACCCATACCTTCATacattttcatgttttatgtGTACTCCTGTGTacaccctggttcaaagaaacattgtctcatctcTATATGTATTAACAATGAACAACTTGACTTGACTAGCAGACAAAGAAAGAAACTTAGCtggaacaacacatacaaactcagcaggtcaggcagcatccaatgAAATGAACAGattgggctgagaccctacttcaggactgagaaggaagggaaaagaagccagaataaaaagtggggatgggatggggaaagaggctaactggaaggtgaGTTGGAAAGGTCTatggctggagaaggaatctgataggagaggagagtggatcataggagaaagggaacagggggggggggtgggaaactgaagggaagtaataggcagttgagaagaagtgaaagttCAAAGTGAGAAGTAGAGAAAGAGAAGacaatttgtttaccagaaggagaaatcgatattcatgtcatcaagttggaggctacctagatggaataaaaAGTATTGTTCCTTCACCCTCAGGGTGGCCTCATCTCGCACAAGGGgatccgcagggatcgctccctccatgactccgttgtccactcgtcccccccatcccttcccaccgatctccctcctggtacttatccttgtaaacagaacaagtgctacacctgcccttacacttcctccctcaccaccattcagggccccagacagtcctacctgtgagtcggctggtgtggtatactgcgtccagtgctcccggtgtggccttttatatactggtgagacccgacacagactgggagactgttttgctgaacacctacgctctgtccgccagagaaagcaggatctcccagtggccacacattttaattccacgtcccattcccattctgatatgtctatccatggcctcctctactgtcaagatgaagccacactcaggttggaggaacaacaccttatataccggctgggtagcctccaacctgatggcatgaacattgatttctcaaactcctcatccccttcttaccccatccctaacatagttagttgtttttttttctctctctgctcatcactgcctgttctccatctccctctggtgctcccccctcctttctcccaaggcctcccgtcacatgatcctttcccttctccagctctgtatcactttcgccaatcacctttccagctcttagcttcatcccaccccctccagtcttatcctatcatttcgcatttccccctcccgcactactttcaaatctcatagtatctttcctttcagttggtcctgacaaagggtctcggcccgaaacattgacagcgcttctccttatagatgctgcctggcctgctgtgttccaccagcattttgtatgtgttgtttgaatttccagcatctgcagatttccccgtgtttcCTCAATTTAtagcaggtctcaccaatgtagaggaggctgcattgggagaaCCAGATAGATGGCcctagcaaatttgcagatgaagtgttTCCTCAAATGGAAGGTCTgcctgggaccctgaatggaggtgagggatgagGTGTATGGGCAGTTGCACTTAGGCTGCATGCCGGGAGGGaattagtggggagggaggaatggataaggaaattagtggggagggaggaatggataAGGGAATTTCAGACAGAATGATCCTTGCAGAATGTTGGGGGTGGgtagaggtaaagatatgttcagCAGGAGGATCCCTTTAGAGAtagtggaagttgtggaggatcaatatgttggatgcagagactgatgggtggtaggtaaggataaGAGGAACTCTTATCACTTTTAAGACTGAGAAGAAGGGGTGAGCGTGGAtgtatgtgaaatggaagagatgcgggtgagagCAGCGCCAgtagtggaggaaaggaaactaAGGAAACTCCATTCtttaaaggaggacatctctgatttcctggaacagaaagctgcATCCTGAGGATAAACTTGGTGGAGGTGGAGAAACAGAAAAGGGAACGCAGGAGATAAGGGACAACAGGTAAAGTCGAGATAATTGTGAAAACAGCAGGTTTACAGAAGATGTTGTTTGacaatttgtctccagagatggagagagagatcaagaaagggaggaaggtgtcagaaatggaccaagtaaatttaaaggcagggtggaagttggaggcaaagttgataaaattgatgagctcagcattggTGTATGaagtagcaccaatgcagtcatcaaagtagcagaggaagagttggggagtataAATGGGAAAGACTTggaatgagcaagtacagcaggcagtgaagaaggctaatggaatgttggcctttattacaaagggaattgagtacaagagcaaggaaatccttttgcatttgtacagagccctggtgagaccacacctggagtattgtgtacagttttggtctccagggctaaggaaggacatcctggctgtagaggaagtgcagcatagattcaccaggttaattcctgggatgtccggactgtcttacgcagagaggttagagagactgggcttgtacatgctggaattaaggagattgagagggaatctgattaaaacatataagattattaagggattggacaagatagaggcaggaaatatgttccagatgctgggagaatccagtaccagagggcatggtttgagaataaggggtaggtcatttaggacagagttaaggaagaacttcttctcccagagagttgtgggggtctggaatgcactgccttggaaggtagtggaggccaattctctggatgctttcaagaaggagctagataggtatcttatggataggggaatcaagggatatgaggacaaggcaggaaccgagtattgatggtagatgatcagccatcatctcaaaatggcagtgcaggctcgaagggctgaatggtctatttctgcacctattgtctattggaacACGGACAACATAGCCAACAAaatggcaggcatagctggggcccataggTACTCAAGTCTGGAGAAGATTGGAGGAGATTCGGGGTGAaggccagttctgccagatggaggaaagTGGTGGTAGAGTGGGATTAGTTGGTTCTTTTATCaagaaagaagcggagagctttgaagccttcttgatgggggataaaAGTGATAGGGACTGAACATCTATGGTGAAGATGAGGCAGTCAGGGTaagggaattgaaagttatttAAGAGATGAGAGCATGAAGTGctgtggatgtaggtgggaagggactgaaccaagggggatacaATGGAATCAAGATATGACACATGtacagtggggcaggagcagacagagacaatgggcctacctggacaatccggtttgtggatcttgggtaggaggtagaagcacGTGGCGCAGTAAGGGAACTTCGAGCTTGGTGGCAGTGGACTGAAGTTCTCCAGAGCGGATGAGTTCAGTGATAGTGTAGgagacagttttctgatggtcTAGAGGGCAGCCCTCTTCGATGGATAGTTATGAGGTGTCAGAGTTGCCACCTGGCCTCAGCTAGGTAGAGGTCAGTGCACCACACTACAACAGCACCCTTTTGTCTATAGGTTTGACGGCCAAGGTTGGGGTTGGTGCGGAGAGACTGGAAGGTAAAGCGTTCCGACGGATGGGGAAGgctgatgtcccgtcggcaattcgTGATGAAAAGATCCGGAACAGGCAGAGAACCAGATTTGGGTGaccagaagaggaggagggttgaaggcgGGATAAGGGGGTCATC comes from Hypanus sabinus isolate sHypSab1 chromosome 12, sHypSab1.hap1, whole genome shotgun sequence and encodes:
- the LOC132402520 gene encoding small ribosomal subunit protein uS15-like, with protein sequence MGHMHAPGKGLSPSALPYRRSVPIWLKLTSDDVEEQIYKLAKKGLIPSQIGVILRDSHGVVQVCFVTGKKILRILKSKGLAPDLPEDLNHLIKTVVAMRKHLERNRKNKDARFRLILIESRIHRLARYYKSKRVLPPKWKYESSTASALVA